The Mangrovivirga cuniculi genomic sequence CTGGAAGACCATATGGATATGTTGGTAAATCGCATTGCATACAATCCATCACAAGTTCAGATGGCTGCACATTATATGGTAAGAAATGACCTTTCTGATTATGCAGTAAAATCATATTTAAAAACGAGAGATGTAACCGGAAAAGCAGATATGTATGCAATAGATCTTGCTAACATATATCGTATTTTGAATAGAAAAGACGAAATGGTCAATGAGTTTCTACTTTTCGCAGAGCAAAATCCCCAGAATATATCTTACATTAAAAGAGTCTTTCAGGTATATCTTACAGAAGATGATTTTCCCAGTTTGAAACAATTGTTGATCGAAAGGATTCAAAAAGAACCTAATAATTATCTTTATAACGATCTGCTGGTTTGGGTTCATATTCAGATGAATGATTTCTTTGGTGCTTACATCCAGGCGAGGGCATTTGATAAGAGAAGAGGAGCTAAAGGTCAAATAGTATTAAACCTTGGAAATACTGCGCGAGCAAATAAGGAATATGAGATAGCTGAGAGGAGCTATCAGTATGTAATGGAGCAATACCCTGACAAGGATCATTCGAACTACGTGATAGCCAAGAAAAGCCTCATAGAGGTGAAGCAGGAAATAGTCATTAACACCTATCCAATTGATAGTGTCAGAATCAAAGATCTTATCACAGCTTATTCTGAATTGAAGGAGGAGATTGGAATTAATAATTATGTACTCGAGGGCCTAAAAAATAAAGCATATTTACAGGCTTTTTATATGGGAAATGTGGAAGAAGCTGTAGAAACATTAAAGTTTGTAATTAATTATCCAGGTGTAAAAAAAGAACTTCGGGATGAAGCTAAATTAGATTTGGGTGATATCTACCTGTTAAAGAGGGAACCCTGGGAAGCTACCTTGCTATATGGACAGGTGGATAAGGCAAATAAGGAAAGTGATATAGGGTTCAGGGCAAAATTGAGAAATGCGAAATTATGGTATTACAGTGGTGATTTTAATTTAGCAAAATCACAGCTTGATGTTTTAAAAGAAGCAACTTCCAGAATCATATCGAATGATGCAATGGAATTGAGTTTGCTTATACAGGATAATCTTGCCTATGATACTTCTTCAGTTGCACTGCAGCGATTTGCAAAAGCTGATCTTTATATTTTTCGAGGCCAGTTAGATAGTGCAGAAAGTATTTATAATGAAATAATTAATAAATATCCTGAAGATCCAATAATTGATGAAGCCCATTATCAACTAGGAAGGATTTATAAGTTAACCAACCGATACGAAAAAGCAATTAATGAATTTAATATCGTCATTGAAAATTATTCTTTTGATATAAAAGGTGATAATGCCCTTTATGAAAAGGGAATTTTGCTTGAAGAAAAAATTGGAAATGTTGATGAAGCAGTAATAATCTATCTTGAGTTTTTAAAAAAATATCCGGCAAGTGTTTATTCGACAGATGTACGGAGGAGATTGCGACTTTTAAGAGAAGGAGATCAGAGTTCAGATTCAGGATCTATTTAAAATAAAAAAAGGCCGGTTAATCACCGGCCTTCTTGTTTATATTTTTTATAAGTAATTATCCGTTCATTGAAAGAAGGAATTCTTCATTACTTATCGTACCTCTCATTTTACTTAAAAGGAAATCTATCGCTTCATTAGAATTCATGTCTGACATGTATTTTCTAAGTATCCAAATTCTTTGAAGTTCTTCTCTATCGATCAACAGATCTTCCTTACGAGTACCCGATGCCATTACATCAACAGCAGGATAGACACGTTTATTAGATAATTTTCTGTCGAGCTGAAGTTCCATGTTACCGGTTCCTTTGAATTCTTCAAAGATGACTTCATCCATTTTCGATCCGGTGTCGATTAATGCTGTAGCAATTATTGTTAAGCTACCACCATTTTCAACATTACGGGCTGCACCAAAAAATCTCTTAGGTTTGTGAAGAGCATTGGCATCAACACCACCAGATAATATTTTTCCTGAACTAGGAACTACAGTATTGTATGCCCTTGCCAGCCTGGTAATAGAATCTAACAGAATCAC encodes the following:
- a CDS encoding tetratricopeptide repeat protein → MNKLKNIIFYSVLLFFIPVIIIGQDRDRIALADSYYKEGSVDKALTIYRDLSGSRLNTSLIHKNYFDILLNKALYDEAQVHLDKLIKHNPDNIFYQIDQGILYKYMNKDRKLEDHMDMLVNRIAYNPSQVQMAAHYMVRNDLSDYAVKSYLKTRDVTGKADMYAIDLANIYRILNRKDEMVNEFLLFAEQNPQNISYIKRVFQVYLTEDDFPSLKQLLIERIQKEPNNYLYNDLLVWVHIQMNDFFGAYIQARAFDKRRGAKGQIVLNLGNTARANKEYEIAERSYQYVMEQYPDKDHSNYVIAKKSLIEVKQEIVINTYPIDSVRIKDLITAYSELKEEIGINNYVLEGLKNKAYLQAFYMGNVEEAVETLKFVINYPGVKKELRDEAKLDLGDIYLLKREPWEATLLYGQVDKANKESDIGFRAKLRNAKLWYYSGDFNLAKSQLDVLKEATSRIISNDAMELSLLIQDNLAYDTSSVALQRFAKADLYIFRGQLDSAESIYNEIINKYPEDPIIDEAHYQLGRIYKLTNRYEKAINEFNIVIENYSFDIKGDNALYEKGILLEEKIGNVDEAVIIYLEFLKKYPASVYSTDVRRRLRLLREGDQSSDSGSI